A single Vigna radiata var. radiata cultivar VC1973A chromosome 8, Vradiata_ver6, whole genome shotgun sequence DNA region contains:
- the LOC106771163 gene encoding leghemoglobin-2-like — protein sequence MVAFSXXQEALVNGAYEAFKADIPKYSVVFYTSILEKAPAAKNLFSFLANGVDPSNPKLTAHAEKLFGLVRDSAAQLKASGAVVADAALGAVHSQKAVNDAQFLVVKEALVKTLKEAVGAKWSDELSGAVEVAYDELAAAIKKAY from the exons atggttgCTTTCTCTGANNAACAAGAGGCTTTGGTGAATGGCGCATATGAAGCATTCAAGGCAGACATTCCTAAATACAGTGTTGTCTTCTACACCTC aATACTGGAGAAAGCACCAGCAGCAAagaacttgttttcttttctagCTAACGGAGTTGATCCCAGTAATCCTAAGCTCACCGCTCATGCTGAAAAGCTTTTTGGATTG gtGCGTGATTCGGCTGCACAACTTAAAGCAAGTGGAGCAGTCGTGGCTGATGCTGCACTTGGTGCTGTCCACTCTCAGAAAGCAGTCAACGATGCTCAGTTTCTG GTAGTAAAAGAAGCTTTGGTGAAAACATTGAAGGAAGCTGTTGGAGCCAAATGGAGCGATGAGCTGAGCGGTGCTGTGGAAGTAGCTTACGATGAATTGGCAGCAGCTATTAAAAAGGCATATTAG